Proteins found in one Rhodobacteraceae bacterium D3-12 genomic segment:
- a CDS encoding M3 family oligoendopeptidase: MLNLPFPVRDANASAAGGKDLGNLPEWDLSDLYSSDDAPELQRDMEWFEGETKAFAADYQGKLATLSADDLLTSIQRSEKMDNLAGRIMSYAGLRYYQLTTDAARAKFMSDCQQRIINASSALVFYWLEFNQIPEDAYAAALATNADLARYKPVLDRQRAMRPYQLSDELETFMHDLGAVGDAWEKLFDETIAGLEFTVDGEVFNIEGTTNFMTDPDRAKREEAAQELARVFNGNIKTFARVHNTLAKEKEIVDRWRNMPSAQASRHLSNDVEAEVVEALRDAVVAAYPKLSHRYYELKRKWLGLDVMQVWDRNAPLPIEDPRTVSWDEAQEMVMSAYAGFDPRMADIAAPFFSKGWIDAAVKPGKAPGAFAHPTVTNVHPYVMLNYLGKPRDVMTLAHELGHGVHQVLAAEQGEMLSSTPLTLAETASVFGEMLTFRKMLDGAKTQEQRKVLLAGKVEDMINTVVRQIAFYDFECKLHAARREGELTPDDINAIWMSVQAESLGPAFDYMDGYETFWAYIPHFVHSPFYVYAYAFGDGLVNALYAVYEENPDDFQEKYFDMLKAGGSKHHSALLAPFGLDASDPKFWDKGLTMISGFIDELEAMS; encoded by the coding sequence ATGCTCAATCTCCCCTTCCCCGTTCGTGATGCCAACGCCAGCGCCGCAGGGGGCAAGGATCTGGGCAACCTGCCAGAGTGGGATCTCTCCGACCTCTATTCCAGCGACGACGCCCCTGAGCTTCAGCGCGATATGGAATGGTTCGAAGGTGAAACCAAAGCTTTCGCTGCCGACTATCAGGGCAAGCTCGCCACGCTGTCCGCCGACGATCTGCTGACCTCGATCCAGCGGTCCGAAAAGATGGACAACCTCGCTGGGCGCATCATGTCCTACGCTGGCCTGCGCTATTATCAGCTGACCACCGATGCGGCCCGCGCCAAGTTCATGTCCGATTGTCAGCAGCGCATCATCAATGCGTCCTCGGCGCTTGTGTTTTACTGGCTCGAATTCAACCAGATCCCCGAAGACGCCTACGCCGCCGCACTCGCGACCAACGCCGACCTCGCCCGCTACAAACCCGTCCTTGACCGCCAACGCGCCATGCGCCCCTATCAGCTTTCGGACGAGCTTGAGACCTTCATGCATGACCTCGGCGCCGTCGGCGACGCGTGGGAAAAGCTGTTTGACGAAACAATCGCCGGGCTTGAGTTCACTGTCGATGGTGAGGTCTTCAACATCGAAGGCACCACCAACTTTATGACCGACCCCGACCGCGCCAAACGCGAAGAGGCCGCTCAAGAGTTGGCCCGCGTTTTTAACGGCAATATCAAAACCTTTGCCCGTGTCCACAACACGCTCGCCAAGGAAAAAGAGATCGTCGACCGCTGGCGCAACATGCCCTCGGCACAAGCCTCGCGCCACCTCTCCAACGATGTCGAAGCCGAAGTGGTCGAGGCCCTGCGCGATGCCGTCGTCGCCGCCTACCCCAAGCTCAGCCACCGCTATTACGAACTCAAACGCAAATGGCTTGGTCTTGACGTGATGCAGGTCTGGGACCGCAACGCGCCCCTGCCGATCGAAGACCCCCGCACCGTTTCATGGGACGAAGCTCAGGAAATGGTTATGTCTGCCTATGCCGGATTTGATCCCCGCATGGCCGACATCGCCGCGCCGTTCTTCTCCAAAGGCTGGATCGACGCCGCCGTGAAACCCGGCAAAGCCCCCGGCGCCTTTGCCCACCCCACCGTGACCAACGTCCACCCCTATGTGATGCTGAACTACTTGGGCAAACCGCGTGACGTCATGACGCTGGCCCATGAACTCGGTCACGGCGTGCATCAGGTGCTTGCCGCTGAGCAGGGCGAAATGCTCTCCTCAACACCGCTGACCCTCGCCGAAACCGCCTCGGTCTTTGGCGAAATGCTCACCTTCCGCAAAATGCTCGACGGCGCCAAAACCCAGGAACAGCGCAAAGTGCTTCTGGCGGGCAAGGTCGAAGACATGATCAACACCGTGGTGCGTCAGATCGCGTTCTACGATTTTGAATGCAAACTCCACGCCGCCCGCCGCGAGGGCGAACTGACCCCGGATGACATCAACGCCATCTGGATGTCGGTGCAGGCCGAATCCCTCGGCCCGGCCTTCGACTATATGGACGGGTATGAAACCTTCTGGGCCTATATCCCGCATTTCGTGCATTCGCCCTTCTATGTCTACGCCTACGCCTTTGGCGACGGCCTCGTTAACGCGCTCTATGCTGTCTACGAAGAAAACCCCGACGACTTTCAGGAGAAGTATTTCGATATGCTCAAGGCCGGTGGCTCCAAACACCACTCCGCCCTGCTTGCGCCATTTGGTCTCGATGCATCCGACCCAAAATTCTGGGACAAGGGGCTGACCATGATCTCTGGCTTCATTGACGAACTCGAAGCGATGAGCTGA
- a CDS encoding alpha/beta hydrolase — translation MESAPLFADLADGPDGGEAYWLNAEDGVRIRIGVWNRDGGNATKGTVLLFPGRTEYVEKYGRTAREFAARGLATLAIDWRGQGIADRLVDDPATGHVHWFSDYQKDVKAALKAAESLGLPRPFYLVAHSMGGCIGLRALLEGLPVRAAAFSGPMWGIGMAPATRPAAWALAWGGTLMGRGHAYAPGTNADNYVATSPFDDNMLTTDQGMWDYMKAQIDAHPELLLGGPSLRWLHEALRECRALDRMDSPACPTITFLGSNERIVDTARIHSRMARWPGGQLEMVDPGEHEVMMEGPAARTRLHDRMQAFFETAPADQS, via the coding sequence ATGGAAAGCGCACCCCTTTTTGCTGATCTGGCCGATGGGCCGGATGGCGGCGAAGCCTACTGGCTCAACGCCGAAGACGGGGTGCGCATTCGCATCGGAGTGTGGAACCGCGACGGGGGCAACGCCACCAAAGGCACCGTCCTGCTCTTTCCCGGTCGCACCGAATATGTCGAAAAATACGGTCGCACCGCGCGCGAATTTGCGGCGCGTGGCCTCGCCACTCTGGCGATAGACTGGCGCGGGCAAGGCATCGCCGACCGGCTTGTCGATGACCCGGCCACCGGCCATGTGCATTGGTTTTCCGATTATCAAAAGGATGTGAAGGCGGCGCTAAAAGCGGCAGAATCGCTTGGCTTGCCCCGGCCCTTCTACCTTGTGGCCCACTCCATGGGCGGCTGCATTGGCCTGCGTGCTTTGCTCGAAGGTCTGCCCGTGCGCGCCGCTGCCTTCAGCGGCCCGATGTGGGGCATCGGCATGGCCCCCGCCACCCGTCCTGCCGCTTGGGCACTGGCATGGGGCGGCACCCTCATGGGACGCGGCCACGCCTACGCCCCCGGCACCAACGCCGATAACTATGTCGCAACCTCGCCGTTTGACGACAACATGCTCACCACCGATCAAGGGATGTGGGACTATATGAAGGCCCAGATCGACGCCCACCCTGAACTTCTGCTCGGTGGCCCATCCCTGCGCTGGCTCCACGAAGCCCTGCGCGAATGCCGCGCGCTCGACCGAATGGACAGCCCGGCGTGCCCGACAATCACCTTTCTGGGATCCAACGAACGGATCGTCGACACTGCGCGCATCCACAGCCGCATGGCGCGTTGGCCCGGTGGCCAGCTTGAGATGGTCGATCCCGGCGAACACGAGGTCATGATGGAAGGCCCGGCCGCCCGCACCCGCCTTCACGACAGGATGCAGGCCTTTTTCGAGACCGCCCCGGCGGATCAATCCTAA
- a CDS encoding SCP2 sterol-binding domain-containing protein, which produces MSDIIDGAVSALNAKMGDDGFSSTAKFVIEGEGAIIIDGDGARASDDPAEVTMTADAETFQSIMEGDLNPTAAFMSGKLTVDGDMGLAMQLGSVLS; this is translated from the coding sequence ATGAGCGATATTATTGACGGCGCAGTCAGCGCCCTGAATGCAAAAATGGGCGACGACGGGTTCTCCTCGACCGCGAAATTCGTGATCGAAGGCGAAGGGGCTATCATCATCGACGGCGACGGTGCCCGCGCAAGCGATGATCCGGCCGAAGTCACCATGACGGCCGACGCCGAAACCTTCCAGTCGATCATGGAAGGCGACCTGAACCCGACCGCTGCTTTCATGTCCGGCAAACTGACCGTTGATGGCGACATGGGCCTCGCCATGCAGCTTGGCAGCGTTCTGAGCTAA
- a CDS encoding tetratricopeptide repeat protein, producing the protein MSIHSVNLKLIVAATIAFAGFSPAVMSSTAFAQAQGPMPQAPDVAPEMPKVATPEGAPPVASADELYDQLKSADEAGAARIEREIEMLRARSGSPAMDLLLTRGLKALEEKQYGLAIEHFTALTDHAPEFAEGWYGRAQALAFSERPGPAVADLQRVLMLNPRHYDALYGLGTLFEQIEQPNEAYDAYKLVLEMHPHHQEARQRVQYLERSVNGTQL; encoded by the coding sequence ATGAGCATTCATTCGGTCAACCTCAAACTTATCGTCGCGGCAACTATAGCGTTTGCCGGTTTTTCGCCGGCAGTTATGTCGTCGACGGCCTTTGCGCAGGCTCAAGGGCCGATGCCGCAAGCGCCTGACGTTGCGCCGGAAATGCCAAAGGTGGCGACGCCGGAGGGCGCGCCGCCTGTAGCTTCGGCGGATGAGCTTTATGACCAGCTTAAATCGGCGGATGAGGCCGGCGCGGCACGGATCGAGCGGGAAATCGAGATGCTGCGCGCACGCTCGGGCTCTCCGGCGATGGATTTGCTTTTGACGCGTGGGCTCAAGGCGCTTGAGGAAAAGCAATACGGCCTTGCGATTGAGCATTTTACGGCGCTGACCGATCATGCGCCGGAGTTTGCCGAAGGGTGGTATGGCCGGGCGCAGGCTCTTGCCTTTTCCGAGCGACCGGGACCGGCGGTTGCGGATTTGCAGCGCGTGTTGATGCTGAACCCGCGTCATTACGATGCGCTCTATGGGCTTGGCACCCTGTTTGAGCAGATCGAACAGCCGAATGAGGCTTATGATGCGTATAAGCTTGTGCTTGAGATGCATCCGCATCATCAAGAGGCGCGCCAAAGGGTGCAATACCTTGAACGCAGTGTGAACGGCACCCAACTCTGA
- a CDS encoding helicase-related protein, translated as MTGDRRIVAVLGPTNTGKTHYAIERMLGYRSGIIGLPLRLLAREVYDRIVRARGPGVVALVTGEERIVPERTQYWVCTVEAMPEGMAADFVGIDEIQLCADPERGHVFTDRLLNARGFHETVFMGSDTMRGPIRKLVPEVTFVGRERMSQLTYTGSKKISRMKPRSAIVGFSVDNVYAIAELLRRQRGGAAVVMGALSPRTRNAQVEMYQSGEVDFLVATDAIGMGLNLDIDHVAFSALSKFDGRRMRNLAPNELAQIAGRAGRGMSDGSFGVTGEAPELPGEVAEAIMGHQFMPIRKLQWRNSRLQFGRLDALIRSLEEKPQDEMFVKVRDSDDLMTLKTLSEEAEVRARASDAASVRLLWDVCRIPDFRGISHAEHSGMLERIFNYLHELGRIPEDWFAGQVSRIDRVDGDIDTLSKRLAFIRTWTYVAQRKGWLQDEEHWRGETRGVEDRLSDALHGALTQRFVDRRTSVLLRRLKQKEAMVAEVNDKGEVTVEGHVVGRLEGFRFAAEKGEGAEETKTLKQAGMQALVPHFNLRADRFYNAPDTEIDFTEQGGLMWGEHAVGKLVAGAEPLKPSVQAFVDEEAGDEVIQKVTRRLQHFIDRKVATLFEPLLNLARDEELQGLARGFAFQLSEAFGIIARDAVAEDVKALDQDARGSLRKHGVRFGQFTIFMPLLLKPAPTRLRLVLWSLSKGLDIFPESPPPGLVTVPAPKDAEPGVDRMCGYRAAGERAIRIDMLERLADMLRSENSRAGFEANPDMLSISGLTLEQFADLMQGLGYKAEKGERPKVKKAPEGVAATEPNATESKPETPEAEAESAEAVTEQAPVEVPVETPADGAGEAPVAEEAEVFYTFTWGGQRGPRRNAGGAADGKPRGQGKPRGKPQGKGKPRREQGKPQGARRFEAKPEKKDKIDPDNPFAAALMGLKDKS; from the coding sequence ATGACCGGAGACCGGCGGATTGTTGCGGTGCTTGGCCCGACCAACACCGGCAAGACCCACTACGCGATTGAGCGTATGCTGGGCTATCGCAGTGGGATCATCGGCCTGCCGCTGCGCCTGTTGGCGCGAGAGGTGTATGACCGGATCGTGCGGGCGCGGGGGCCGGGGGTTGTTGCGCTTGTCACCGGCGAAGAGCGGATCGTGCCGGAACGCACGCAATATTGGGTCTGCACGGTTGAGGCGATGCCCGAAGGGATGGCCGCGGATTTTGTCGGGATCGACGAAATCCAGCTCTGCGCCGACCCGGAGCGTGGGCATGTTTTTACCGACAGATTGCTGAATGCGCGCGGGTTTCACGAGACCGTTTTTATGGGGTCGGACACGATGCGCGGGCCGATCCGCAAGCTGGTGCCAGAGGTGACGTTCGTTGGCCGCGAGCGGATGAGCCAGCTGACTTATACCGGATCGAAAAAGATCAGCCGGATGAAACCGCGCAGCGCGATTGTCGGGTTTTCGGTTGATAACGTCTATGCCATCGCCGAATTGCTGCGCCGCCAGAGGGGCGGGGCGGCGGTTGTGATGGGCGCGCTGTCGCCACGCACGCGCAATGCGCAGGTCGAGATGTACCAGTCGGGCGAGGTTGATTTTCTGGTTGCGACGGATGCGATCGGGATGGGGCTTAACCTTGATATCGACCATGTTGCCTTTTCCGCGCTGAGTAAGTTCGACGGGCGGCGGATGCGCAACCTTGCGCCCAATGAGTTGGCCCAGATTGCCGGGCGCGCGGGGCGCGGAATGAGCGATGGCAGTTTCGGTGTCACCGGTGAAGCGCCGGAATTGCCCGGCGAGGTGGCCGAGGCGATTATGGGGCATCAGTTCATGCCGATCCGCAAGCTGCAATGGCGCAATTCGCGGCTTCAGTTCGGGAGGCTTGATGCTCTGATCCGCTCGCTCGAGGAAAAGCCGCAAGACGAAATGTTCGTCAAAGTGCGCGACTCTGATGACCTTATGACGTTGAAAACACTGTCCGAAGAGGCGGAAGTTCGCGCACGCGCCAGCGACGCCGCGTCGGTCAGGTTGCTATGGGATGTCTGCCGAATCCCCGATTTTCGCGGCATTAGCCACGCCGAGCATAGCGGCATGTTAGAGCGGATTTTCAACTATTTACACGAGCTTGGCCGCATCCCGGAGGATTGGTTTGCGGGTCAGGTGAGCCGAATTGACCGTGTTGATGGCGACATTGACACATTATCGAAACGTCTGGCCTTTATCCGCACATGGACCTATGTCGCTCAGCGAAAAGGGTGGTTACAAGACGAAGAGCATTGGCGCGGGGAGACCCGCGGGGTAGAAGACCGCTTGTCGGATGCGCTTCACGGCGCGCTGACGCAAAGATTCGTGGACCGGCGCACAAGTGTGTTGTTGCGGCGGCTCAAGCAGAAGGAGGCCATGGTGGCCGAGGTAAATGACAAAGGTGAAGTGACGGTTGAAGGCCATGTGGTGGGCCGTCTTGAAGGGTTTCGTTTTGCCGCCGAAAAGGGCGAAGGAGCCGAGGAAACCAAGACGCTGAAACAGGCGGGAATGCAGGCGTTGGTGCCACATTTCAATCTGCGCGCCGACCGGTTCTATAACGCGCCGGATACCGAGATCGACTTTACCGAACAAGGTGGGTTGATGTGGGGCGAGCATGCGGTGGGCAAGCTTGTCGCCGGGGCGGAGCCGCTTAAGCCAAGCGTGCAGGCCTTTGTTGATGAGGAAGCGGGCGACGAGGTGATCCAGAAGGTCACGCGCCGCTTGCAACATTTCATCGACCGCAAGGTCGCCACCTTGTTCGAACCGCTGCTGAACCTTGCGCGTGACGAAGAGTTGCAGGGGCTGGCGCGCGGGTTCGCATTTCAGCTGAGCGAAGCTTTCGGGATCATCGCGCGTGATGCGGTGGCCGAAGACGTCAAGGCGCTGGATCAAGACGCGCGCGGATCGCTGCGCAAACATGGCGTGCGGTTCGGGCAGTTCACGATTTTCATGCCGTTGCTGCTTAAGCCAGCGCCGACGCGGTTGCGGTTGGTTTTGTGGTCGCTTTCCAAGGGGTTGGATATCTTCCCGGAATCGCCGCCACCGGGTCTGGTGACCGTGCCTGCGCCCAAGGATGCCGAGCCGGGTGTCGACCGGATGTGTGGCTATCGCGCCGCCGGAGAGCGGGCCATTCGCATTGATATGCTGGAACGGTTGGCAGACATGCTGCGCAGTGAGAACAGCCGCGCAGGGTTCGAGGCGAATCCGGATATGCTGTCGATCAGCGGTCTGACGCTCGAGCAATTTGCCGATTTGATGCAAGGGCTTGGCTATAAAGCCGAAAAGGGCGAGCGCCCGAAGGTCAAGAAAGCCCCCGAAGGTGTCGCCGCGACAGAGCCGAACGCGACCGAGTCTAAGCCGGAAACGCCCGAAGCTGAGGCGGAAAGCGCCGAGGCGGTGACGGAGCAAGCGCCGGTTGAAGTGCCTGTCGAAACACCTGCAGACGGGGCTGGTGAAGCCCCTGTGGCGGAAGAGGCGGAGGTGTTTTACACCTTTACCTGGGGAGGGCAGCGTGGCCCGCGCCGGAACGCAGGGGGCGCTGCCGACGGCAAGCCGCGCGGGCAGGGCAAACCCCGTGGCAAGCCACAAGGCAAAGGCAAGCCGCGCCGCGAACAAGGCAAACCGCAAGGGGCGCGCCGGTTTGAGGCCAAGCCCGAGAAGAAAGACAAGATCGACCCCGACAACCCCTTCGCTGCGGCGCTTATGGGGCTGAAAGACAAGAGCTGA
- a CDS encoding RNA-binding S4 domain-containing protein: MADGPEKIRLDKWLWFARFFKSRGLAAKTVSAGHVRVNGEKAAKPAHAVGPDDVLTFAQARRIRVVRVVAAGTRRGPAAEAQTLYDDLTPPEEAPEPVPPRVGARPTKRDRRTMDAFRATGDED, encoded by the coding sequence TTGGCGGACGGACCCGAAAAAATCCGTCTGGACAAGTGGTTGTGGTTCGCGCGGTTTTTCAAATCGCGCGGGCTGGCAGCGAAAACCGTTTCGGCGGGGCATGTGAGGGTGAACGGCGAAAAGGCCGCGAAACCCGCCCATGCGGTCGGGCCGGATGACGTTTTGACCTTTGCCCAGGCGCGCCGTATCCGGGTGGTTCGGGTGGTTGCGGCAGGGACGCGGCGCGGTCCGGCAGCCGAGGCGCAGACGCTCTATGATGATCTGACCCCGCCGGAAGAAGCACCAGAGCCGGTGCCGCCGCGCGTCGGGGCGCGGCCGACCAAGCGGGACCGGCGCACAATGGATGCATTTCGCGCCACTGGTGACGAGGATTGA
- a CDS encoding ferredoxin family protein, with product MTYVVIDNCIACKYTDCVEVCPVDCFYEGENMLVIHPDECIDCGVCEPECPADAIRPDTEPEMDKWVEFNRKYSEMWPVIIEKKDQLPDAEERDGEADKLNKYFSEAPGEGS from the coding sequence ATGACCTATGTCGTCATCGATAACTGCATCGCCTGCAAATACACCGATTGTGTGGAAGTTTGCCCCGTAGATTGTTTCTATGAGGGAGAGAACATGCTGGTGATCCACCCGGACGAATGCATTGATTGTGGCGTCTGTGAGCCAGAATGCCCGGCCGATGCGATCCGCCCGGACACCGAGCCGGAGATGGATAAGTGGGTTGAATTCAATCGGAAATATTCCGAGATGTGGCCTGTTATCATCGAGAAAAAAGATCAGCTTCCTGATGCGGAAGAACGCGATGGCGAGGCTGACAAGCTGAACAAATACTTCTCGGAGGCCCCCGGCGAGGGGAGCTGA
- a CDS encoding CarD family transcriptional regulator: protein MSKSKKPEFRPNEFVVYPAHGVGQIVSIEKQEVAGFELELFVISFEKDKMTLRVPTHKATEIGMRGLSSPDVVSQAMKTLKGKARVKRAMWSRRAQEYEQKINSGDLIAIAEVVRDLHRNDDQREQSYSERQLYEAALERLTREVAAVAGGDEVAAAKQVDEVLLARAA, encoded by the coding sequence ATGAGCAAGTCGAAGAAACCGGAATTCCGGCCGAATGAATTTGTTGTGTATCCGGCCCATGGCGTGGGTCAGATCGTGTCGATCGAGAAACAGGAAGTGGCCGGGTTTGAGCTGGAACTTTTTGTGATCTCGTTCGAGAAGGACAAGATGACCCTGCGGGTGCCGACGCACAAGGCGACCGAGATCGGGATGCGCGGGCTGTCGAGCCCGGACGTGGTGAGCCAAGCGATGAAAACGCTTAAGGGCAAGGCGCGGGTCAAGCGGGCGATGTGGTCGCGTCGGGCGCAGGAATACGAGCAAAAGATCAACTCGGGCGATTTGATCGCGATTGCCGAAGTGGTGCGCGATTTGCACCGCAACGACGACCAGCGCGAGCAGAGCTATTCCGAGCGCCAGCTTTATGAAGCGGCTTTGGAACGGTTGACGCGCGAAGTGGCGGCCGTGGCGGGAGGTGACGAGGTTGCCGCCGCCAAGCAGGTGGATGAGGTGCTTTTGGCGCGCGCTGCCTGA
- a CDS encoding DUF6471 domain-containing protein: protein MPTQTEWESRAANLLKAELKRNGVTYAQLVDKLEGIGISEKEVNVRNKLSRGKFSAAFLLQCLSALQTGHFYLD, encoded by the coding sequence ATGCCAACACAAACGGAATGGGAAAGCAGGGCCGCGAACCTTCTCAAGGCCGAGTTGAAACGAAATGGCGTGACTTACGCTCAGCTTGTAGACAAGCTGGAGGGCATTGGAATCAGTGAAAAAGAGGTGAATGTCCGCAACAAGCTATCCCGAGGGAAGTTTAGCGCGGCGTTCTTATTGCAATGTTTAAGCGCTTTACAGACGGGGCATTTTTACTTGGACTAA
- a CDS encoding IS1595 family transposase: MAQHFLLSAASRTLSLRTIYKAGEDAAYQTFCEMRWPETNGEAVCPRCSHDETYKITTRRKFKCKACSHQFSVTSGTIFASRKMDFVDLLAAICIMVNASKGVSMVQLSRDLDCQYKTAFVLAHKLREAMAQEIQTGEVLEGHVEIDGAYFGGHIRPHNEKAKRVDRRLKRHQTGKRRVVIALREREGRTLPFVGMSEAEGVVLANENVSRMSTMSADEASHWDDLHMGFHVDRVNHSEIYSDHGKHTNMVESYFSRLRRMVVGQHHHVSPQYLYQYANHAAWLEDNRRTDNGTLAQIVVSNAMGAPVSRTWKGCWQRAA; encoded by the coding sequence ATGGCACAGCACTTCCTTCTCTCCGCAGCTTCCCGCACACTCAGCCTCCGCACGATCTACAAGGCTGGTGAGGATGCGGCATACCAGACGTTTTGCGAAATGCGCTGGCCGGAGACGAATGGCGAGGCGGTTTGCCCGCGTTGCAGCCATGACGAAACCTATAAGATCACCACGCGCCGCAAGTTCAAGTGCAAGGCCTGCAGCCACCAGTTTAGCGTGACCTCTGGCACCATCTTTGCCAGCCGCAAGATGGACTTTGTGGACCTGCTGGCCGCGATCTGCATCATGGTGAACGCCTCCAAGGGCGTAAGCATGGTGCAGCTTTCCCGCGATCTGGATTGCCAATACAAAACCGCGTTCGTGCTGGCGCACAAGCTGCGCGAAGCAATGGCGCAGGAAATCCAGACGGGTGAAGTTCTGGAGGGCCACGTTGAGATTGACGGGGCATACTTTGGCGGTCATATCCGCCCCCACAACGAGAAAGCCAAGCGGGTTGACCGCCGCCTCAAGCGCCACCAGACCGGCAAGCGCCGCGTTGTGATTGCCCTGCGTGAGCGTGAAGGCCGCACCCTGCCGTTCGTGGGCATGAGCGAAGCCGAGGGCGTTGTGCTGGCGAATGAAAACGTCTCGCGCATGTCCACCATGTCAGCCGATGAAGCAAGCCATTGGGATGATCTGCACATGGGCTTCCACGTTGACCGCGTGAACCACTCCGAAATCTACAGCGACCACGGCAAGCACACGAACATGGTGGAAAGCTATTTCTCGCGCCTGCGCCGCATGGTCGTAGGCCAGCATCACCACGTTAGCCCGCAATACCTCTACCAATACGCAAACCACGCGGCATGGCTGGAAGATAACCGCCGCACCGACAACGGCACTCTGGCGCAGATCGTGGTGTCGAACGCGATGGGCGCTCCGGTTAGCCGAACGTGGAAGGGGTGTTGGCAGCGGGCGGCTTAA
- a CDS encoding GNAT family N-acetyltransferase — protein sequence MKLLRRQKPPKTAIDLSQVELQPYDSQKFTYNRFSCGKTALDRFIKSKAKKETRRLEQKVFVATLSGSSNCIGYFALQLGSDSVPNLPKDELRYLQNRVAFPAVHMSYLGVDSRYQGQGLGRHLLMDVFEKTAQISKFAGFHALTLESIDADSTAFYSKIGFTIYSSGGAQPKMLYPIQNILKLVDQ from the coding sequence ATGAAGCTGTTAAGAAGGCAAAAGCCGCCCAAGACGGCAATCGACCTGTCTCAAGTGGAACTGCAGCCATACGACAGCCAGAAGTTCACGTATAACCGATTCAGCTGCGGTAAGACCGCGCTGGATCGGTTTATAAAATCCAAAGCGAAAAAGGAAACTCGTCGTTTGGAGCAAAAGGTGTTTGTGGCAACGCTTTCAGGTTCTTCAAACTGCATAGGTTATTTTGCGCTTCAACTTGGATCAGATAGTGTCCCCAACCTACCCAAAGACGAGCTTAGGTACTTACAAAACAGAGTTGCGTTCCCGGCTGTTCACATGAGTTATCTTGGCGTCGACTCGCGGTATCAAGGGCAAGGCTTGGGGAGGCATCTATTGATGGATGTCTTCGAAAAAACGGCCCAAATATCTAAATTTGCTGGTTTCCACGCGTTGACCTTAGAGTCGATTGACGCGGATTCAACCGCATTCTATAGCAAAATTGGCTTCACTATTTACTCTTCTGGCGGCGCACAGCCGAAAATGCTCTACCCAATACAGAATATTCTCAAATTGGTCGACCAATAG